The Janthinobacterium tructae genome contains the following window.
AGTTTCCACCAGACGCGCCAGCTCCGCCGGCTGGTCATGGTGCAGCATGTGGCCCGCGTCCGCCATCATCTCGCAGCGCACATCCTTGATGCAGGCCAAACGCCGGTCGATTTCGATGCGCGCCTCTTCCTTCTGCCCCATCCATTGCCACATATTCGTGTCATCGGCTTCCACCCACAGCACCGGTGCCGTGATGCGGCGCCAGCACGCCATCACTTCGTCCACCTGGTACAGGATGGGATTGACCCGCTTGTGCTGCGGGTCGCCCAGGATGTCCCACTCGCCCGCCTCGTTCTGCGCCGACCAGTGCTCGGCCAGGAAAGCGGCGCGCGCGTCCGGCAGGCGCGGATTGGTCTTTTGCAGGCGCTCGGCCACGGCCTGCCGGCTCGGATAGCTGCGCATCGCGGGCGGCTCGCGCAATTCGGCTAGCCACTTGGCGTAGCGGCCCGGCGCCTGCTCCGGCTTGCTCGCCATCATGCCGAAGCCTTCCAGGTTGATGAAACGGCTGATGCGCTCGGGCCGCACACCCGCATACAGGCCGGCCACGTTGGCGCCCATGCTGTGGCCGAGCAGCCTGACGGGGGCATCCGGCGAATAGTGCAGCAGCATGGCGTCCAGGTCGGCCAAGTAGTCGGGGAACCAGTACGTGTCCGATTGCGTGTAATCGCTCAGGCCAAAGCCGCGCCAGTCGGGCGCGATCACGTGCCAGTCACCTTGCAATTCGTCGACGACGAACTGGAACGAGGCGGCCACGTCCATCCAGCCGTGCACCATGAACAGGATGGGCGCGCCTTCGCGGCCCCAGTGGCGCACATGCGTGCGGGCGCCGCGGATGTTGATGAATTCGGAACGGGAAAGTTTCATGGGTTTCATCTGATTGCCTGCCTTGAAAGTGGCGCGGATGGCGCCACATGCTGTGTATGTAGATAAGGTGCGCATAAAAGTACGACCGTTCGATTATTATACCGGATTAGCGCCGGGCGCCAGGACTTGTCCTGCAACAGCGTAAAATAGCGTACGCAGCACAGTAAAACTTCAGCGTCCGGCCATGCCCGGCGCTTCCACCACCGCCACAGGCTAATGATGACACTCTACCAATTGGGCGCCGATGCGCCACAGATTGACGCTTCCGCTTTTGTTGCCGACACGGCCAACGTGATCGGCAAGGTGACCCTGGAAGCGAACACCTCCGTATGGTTCGGCGCGACGCTTCGCGGCGACAATGAACGCATCACCGTGGGCGCCAACAGCAATGTGCAGGAAGGCGCCGTACTGCACACGGACCCGGGCTACCCACTGGACATCGGCCAGAACGTCACCATCGGCCACCAGGCCATGTTGCATGGGTGCACGATTGGCGATGGCGCCCTGATCGGCATCCAGGCCGTGATCCTGAACGGCGCGAAGATCGGCAAAGGGTGTCTGGTCGGCGCGGGCGCCCTGGTCACGGAAGGCAAGGAATTTCCCGACAATATGCTGATCATCGGCTCGCCGGCAAAAGCCGTGCGGCCCCTGACGGAAGACGATATCACCAGGCTACAAGGCAACGCCGTGAACTATGTGCAACGCGGCCAGCTATTTAATACGCAACTCAAGAAGATTGGATAAAAGAATGACGACTGAAACCACAGGCGCAGTCAGCGCAGCCGTTAGCGGCCAGGATACCCTGCAAAAATTTATTTTCGACAACGCTGCCGTGCGCGGCCAGTTCATCGACGTTTCCCACACCTGGCAGGAAGTGGTATCGCGCCACGCCTATCCGACGGCCGTGAAAAAAGTGCTGGGCGAAATGGTGGCCGCCGCCGCCCTGCTGTCGGCCAACCTGAAATTCAACGGCTCCATCATCATGCAAATCCACGGTGACGGTCCCGTGCGCCTGATGGTCGTCGAGTGCGACTCCGACCTGCGCCTGCGCGCCACGGCCAAGCTGGACCCGGACGCCACCATCCCCGACGTCGCCACCGTGCCGCAGTTGCTCAACGCCACGGGCAAGGGCCGCTTCATCATCACCCTGGACCCGGCCGACAAGGTGCCGGGCCAGCAGCCGTACCAGGGCATCGTGCCGCTGGACGGCGACGACATGGCGACCGTGATCGAAAACTACATGTTGCGCTCGGAACAGCTCGATACGCGTCTGTGGCTGGCCACGGACGACAGCGTCTCGCGCGGCCTGCTGCTGCAAAAGCTGCCCCACCATGGCGGCAAGGCCGAAGCGACGCCTGTCTCGGAAGAAGTTGCGCTGGACACATGGCACCGCGCCGTGATGCTGGCGTCGACCCTGAAAGAGGAAGAAATCCTCGCCACCGATATCGAAACCCTGATGCAGCGCTTGTTCTGGGAAGAAACCATTCGCGTCTTCGAGCCGCTGCACCCTAGCTTCCATTGCAGCTGCACGCGCGAAAAAGTGGGCAATATGCTCAAGATGCTGGGCGAGGAAGAAGTCAACGGCACCCTGGACGAGGTGGGACAAGTGGGCGTGAACTGCGATTTCTGCGGCCAGCACTATACATTCGACAAGGTCGATTGCGCGCAGCTGTTCATCACGGATGCGCCGGCCGAAGTCTTGATTCCCCCTGCAGCGAGCATCAACTAAGCTCAAGCAAGCATTACAGTTTCGCCATCATCCTTCCGCGCCGCCCCTCAGGCGGCGCAATTGTTTCCCCTGTCATCGTTCCGTCATCAGTCCGTCATCAGCCCGTCACGCGCCGCCGTTACGCTGCGCAGCTTGTATTACCCACACTACTTTCCACAGGCTGATGATGACCACCCACTTGACGCTGGCCCTGCGCCGCCATTCCTTCCATGTTTTGCTGGGCGCTTGCGCCGCAGGCCTCTCCCTGCCGGCCCTGGCCCAAACGGCCGTCGCCGCCGCCGTGGCGTCCGCCGCTACCGAGATGGCAGCGCCCGTTGATGACAACGCAGCGATGGCCACCGTGGAGATTTCCTCGCGCAAGACGCGTTCCTCGGTCGCCCTGAGCAAGAATGAAATCCAGAAAATCCTGCCCGGCACGAATCCCCTGAAAGCCTTGCAAACCTTGCCTGGCGTCAGCTTCCAGACGGCCGATCCATGGGGCAACAACGAGCAGAACCTGTCGCTGTTCGTGCATGGCTTTTCCGGCCAGCAACTCGGCTATACCATGGATGGCGTGCCGCTCGGTGACCAGCAGTACGGCAACTACAACGGCCTGTCGCCGCAGCGCGCCGTGATCAGCGAAAACGTGCGCAGCGTCGTGCTGTCCTCGGGCGCGGGCGACCTGGCGACGGCCTCGACCAGCAACCTGGGCGGCACCATCGAAACCTATTCCAGCGACCCGCTGGCCACGCAGGGCGCCAGCGTGCAGCAAACGGTGGGCAGCCACCGCACCTCGCGCACGTTTGCCCGC
Protein-coding sequences here:
- the hslO gene encoding Hsp33 family molecular chaperone HslO, which produces MTTETTGAVSAAVSGQDTLQKFIFDNAAVRGQFIDVSHTWQEVVSRHAYPTAVKKVLGEMVAAAALLSANLKFNGSIIMQIHGDGPVRLMVVECDSDLRLRATAKLDPDATIPDVATVPQLLNATGKGRFIITLDPADKVPGQQPYQGIVPLDGDDMATVIENYMLRSEQLDTRLWLATDDSVSRGLLLQKLPHHGGKAEATPVSEEVALDTWHRAVMLASTLKEEEILATDIETLMQRLFWEETIRVFEPLHPSFHCSCTREKVGNMLKMLGEEEVNGTLDEVGQVGVNCDFCGQHYTFDKVDCAQLFITDAPAEVLIPPAASIN
- a CDS encoding alpha/beta fold hydrolase — translated: MKLSRSEFINIRGARTHVRHWGREGAPILFMVHGWMDVAASFQFVVDELQGDWHVIAPDWRGFGLSDYTQSDTYWFPDYLADLDAMLLHYSPDAPVRLLGHSMGANVAGLYAGVRPERISRFINLEGFGMMASKPEQAPGRYAKWLAELREPPAMRSYPSRQAVAERLQKTNPRLPDARAAFLAEHWSAQNEAGEWDILGDPQHKRVNPILYQVDEVMACWRRITAPVLWVEADDTNMWQWMGQKEEARIEIDRRLACIKDVRCEMMADAGHMLHHDQPAELARLVETFLAQ
- a CDS encoding gamma carbonic anhydrase family protein codes for the protein MTLYQLGADAPQIDASAFVADTANVIGKVTLEANTSVWFGATLRGDNERITVGANSNVQEGAVLHTDPGYPLDIGQNVTIGHQAMLHGCTIGDGALIGIQAVILNGAKIGKGCLVGAGALVTEGKEFPDNMLIIGSPAKAVRPLTEDDITRLQGNAVNYVQRGQLFNTQLKKIG